The following nucleotide sequence is from Ignavibacteria bacterium.
TTTAAAACGTAATGCTCGAATGATGACAAATCAAGCTCATGAAAAATCCAGGCATCTGCAAAGATTGTTTTTCCAATCTGAAAAAGTGGGCTTAACATTACGATAAAGGAGAAGAAAACAATAGTCAAGATTACCATTCCAATATCACGCAATTTTGCGACGAGAGCGCTTTTATCTTTTTTTATCCCATAAATATCATTTAATATCGTCCGCACTGTTGAGAATAATCCGCTGCAAGTTAGAAATAAACCGATCGTGCCAATAATACCGACTATAGTTTTGTATTCAATGAATTCATCGACTCTTTCAAAAATAATATCGCGGATTTGATCTGTATACGCCGTGTAAGGTATTAGCTTATCTAGGAAAAGATTTATTTGAAAATAAATATCCTGCGATTCAAGTACATTTCCTAAATAGGCAAAGATTATCAGAATGAATGGGATGATACATAAAATTATATTAAAAGTAAGAGCTGAGCCAAACAAAAAAACATGATGCTCATCTGCCTTGTTATAGATCCCAATTGAATAAAATTTAATCCAACCTATTATTTTTTTCCAGGTTGAAAGTTTGGGTGTTTTTGAAGTTTCTGATTTCTGAGCCATCGTTTCTATGACATTATTTTGTTAATCGCATTAAAATATGCATCGTTAATTTTTTCTATCGATAAATTAAGATTATCATTAATTAAAAGTTTACATGTTTTCACCGTTCCTATCATTTCGAAAGGGATATCGAGAAAATGAAGCTCATTTTCAATCCGTGATTTATCTAGTGGTGAAATTGAAATTAGAACTCGTGATTGACTTTCAGAAAAAAGATAATGATCAAATCTGAAAGATGGAATGCAATTAATTTCTGCTCCAAATTGTTTGTCTCTATTCATAATACATGCTTCAGCTAATGCAACTCCGAGTCCACCATCGCTTAAATCATGTGCTGAAACTACTAATCCATGTTTAATGAGCTTGAGAAGACCTTTATGAAGTTTTCTTTCAAAATGTAAATCGATCATCGGCGGTGGACCAAAAATTTTATTGTGGATCACTTTTAGAAATTCAGTACCTCCGATTTCCTCTTTTGTTTCACCAAGTATATAAATTAAATCCCCCTCATTTTGGAAATAAGATTTTGTGATCCATTTTA
It contains:
- a CDS encoding YihY/virulence factor BrkB family protein; amino-acid sequence: MAQKSETSKTPKLSTWKKIIGWIKFYSIGIYNKADEHHVFLFGSALTFNIILCIIPFILIIFAYLGNVLESQDIYFQINLFLDKLIPYTAYTDQIRDIIFERVDEFIEYKTIVGIIGTIGLFLTCSGLFSTVRTILNDIYGIKKDKSALVAKLRDIGMVILTIVFFSFIVMLSPLFQIGKTIFADAWIFHELDLSSFEHYVLNLILFSLTLLLAYVLYGLIPYEKMSHKVYFVSAFWATLFFEISKYGFGYYITNVVNYGKIYGNVTFVIIIAFWLYISSVIFVFAAIFGQLYRERQKLLATSKRKLIKLEDLHLYLPKKLPKSSDFRIKKRKKKSNY